A window from Thermodesulforhabdus norvegica encodes these proteins:
- a CDS encoding ABC transporter ATP-binding protein yields MNSPVLRVESVTMAFGGLRAVDGVTFNVMPGEIVAIIGPNGAGKTTIFNVISGYLKPTRGKVFFQDRDITGKPPYELAQMGIGRTFQIVKPFSSLSVLENVMVGALIRHRSKADAESHAGEILKFIGLADKADTAASGLTLAWRKRLEIAKALSLEPSLLLLDEVMAGLNPAEVAETVELIKQIRDRGVTVLLIEHNMRVVMSLSSRVIVLNYGEKIAEGSPAEVAKNPVVIRAYLGEETAA; encoded by the coding sequence ATGAATAGCCCTGTCCTCAGAGTAGAATCGGTGACCATGGCTTTTGGAGGCCTTCGCGCCGTAGACGGCGTTACATTTAACGTGATGCCCGGTGAAATTGTGGCCATCATCGGGCCGAATGGTGCCGGAAAGACCACAATTTTCAACGTCATCAGCGGCTATCTGAAACCAACACGGGGAAAGGTCTTCTTTCAGGATCGTGACATTACGGGAAAGCCGCCTTATGAACTGGCACAAATGGGAATCGGTAGAACCTTTCAGATAGTCAAGCCTTTCTCCAGCCTGAGCGTCCTTGAAAACGTGATGGTAGGAGCTCTGATCAGGCACAGAAGTAAGGCCGACGCGGAAAGCCATGCTGGGGAAATACTGAAGTTCATCGGCCTGGCGGACAAAGCCGATACGGCCGCATCTGGCCTGACGCTGGCATGGAGGAAACGGCTTGAGATCGCCAAAGCCCTCTCTCTTGAACCTTCTCTCCTGCTTCTCGACGAGGTAATGGCAGGGTTGAATCCCGCTGAAGTTGCCGAAACCGTTGAACTGATAAAGCAGATACGGGACCGGGGTGTTACTGTGCTTCTTATAGAACACAACATGAGGGTGGTAATGAGCCTTAGCAGCAGGGTTATCGTTCTCAATTACGGAGAAAAAATAGCCGAGGGAAGTCCGGCAGAGGTGGCAAAAAATCCTGTTGTTATCAGGGCTTATCTGGGTGAGGAGACGGCAGCATGA